Proteins from a genomic interval of Arachis hypogaea cultivar Tifrunner chromosome 10, arahy.Tifrunner.gnm2.J5K5, whole genome shotgun sequence:
- the LOC112715660 gene encoding uncharacterized protein isoform X9 has protein sequence MVPHPLTGITGHFWGRLPLQNTNAMPCSDGQLSLLPDILQEISLANSAVPDDQPICPSKSDDAKMDLELDGVSTFSGQAGCFRSSDTQPPNRFLQESMKSYYHKCQGKSGSLWIHKYKPTKAFEVCGNYESVNFLHEWLKLWKERRKQSRMHSANGDQSDLQDYDYNGSDCDSDLENVHQDKFLRNLLLITGPVGSGKSAAVYACAQEQGFDVLELNTSDWRNGTAVKQYFGDALGSHGFKRLLDHTLCSREKKTVKLPSAPAFPNDKAAEDIDKDVIELITISDDGSQSPDGTSWSLHRKSSEFTCYNVQTLILVEDVDVLFPEDRGCISAIQHIAKTAKGPIILTSNSNKVGLPGNFEGLNISFSLPLADELLCHLYMVCVTEDINSSPLLLERFIQSCNGDIRKIIMQLQFWFQSKNYAKDQKVQTFYSSIPFDLEATHQILPKIIPWSFPSEFSKLIETEVARLITIVEEDSCMQGLRMKGFHAVERKFDSDVQSMDTNYVDTAKRNRSISKCSQSDSQYSSTMSELSSCSGLLGISSWQNCQKKPVISSGSVNKDPNDNGQSTYFQPYNGQTFEVNNESPCKFQSETYTSKSFHKLACSGLDDCKCSGTAEVACLTENRIGTTFSAVTSDLLSGPTNSFPNNNITPFTLSDYQGRSKFLQKFEPLDARIQESYSTAAVQDFRDENNEATSLYDTTRDEFKPKSELDSNLIMETDVVQNMWRKLRDHRMDLGQHGTAEQLGAIQVVKLASGLSNLLSEDDLLFRNHQEKECGIMEHPKFLSDEATFNWYNEQAMMSTIAVHGFCFYAKCISDVGSMFGFEPENNTDITSEMLASTTNVMTLGKLSRQDHKKITTLYTNKQLELKKTMNDTKSESKTSLMKVIQSIVPTRLSLALKGTAFNEYLSTVRQISISEGLRILQGVEKKRGKRARSAQHYLSRCTMMSPEDISLVCQGDLYSKMSSQFAAEVKSNCT, from the exons ATGGTACCTCATCCCTTGACTGGAATAACTGGACATTTTTGGGGAAGACTACCATTGCAAAATACA AATGCTATGCCTTGCTCAGATGGTCAGCTTTCTCTTCTGCCAGACATTCTGCAAGAAATATCGCTAGCAAACTCTGCTGTGCCTGATGATCAACCAATATGCCCTTCAAAGTCAGATGATGCCAAGATG GATTTGGAGCTTGATGGAGTCAGTACTTTTTCAGGGCAAGCAGGTTGTTTTAGATCATCAGACACTCAGCCCCCGAATAGATTTCTCCAAGAAAG TATGAAGTCTTACTACCATAAATGTCAAGGTAAGTCCGGAAGCTTATGGATTCACAAGTACAAGCCAACAAAGGCCTTTGAG GTGTGCGGTAATTATGAATCTGTAAATTTCTTGCATGAGTGGTTAAAACTTTGGAAGGAAAGACGAAAGCAAAGCAGAATGCATTCCGCTAATGGGGATCAAAGTGACTTGCAAGACTATGATTATAATGGTTCTGATTGTGACTCTGATTTGGAAAATGTACACCAGGACAAATTCTTGCGGAATCTTCTTCTAATTACAGGACCTGTTGGG AGCGGCAAGTCTGCTGCTGTCTATGCTTGTGCCCAAGAGCAAGGATTTGACGTTTTAGAG CTTAATACATCAGACTGGCGAAATGGGACTGCTGTCAAGCAGTATTTTGGAGATGCTCTTGGATCACACGGCTTCAAAAG GTTATTGGATCACACTCTGTGTTCACGggagaaaaaaactgtgaaattgCCGTCAGCTCCAGCATTTCCTAATGATAAAGCAGCAGAGGATATTGATAAGGATGTCATTGAACTGATAACCATATCTGATGATGGATCCCAGAGTCCTGATGGGACATCTTGGAGCTTACATCGCAAAAGTAGTGAATTTACATGTTATAATGTACAAACATTAATTCTAGTTGAGGATGTGGATGTGCTTTTTCCTGAAGATCGTGGATGCATTTCTGCCATACAACACATTGCTAAGACAGCAAAAGGGCCTATAATATTGACCAGCAATA GTAATAAGGTTGGCCTTCCAGGTAATTTTGAGGGACTAAATATTTCATTCTCGTTGCCATTAGCAGATGAGTTGCTTTGCCATTTGTACATG GTTTGTGTCACAGAAGATATCAACAGCAGCCCTCTTTTACTGGAGAGATTTATACAGTCTTGCAACGGAGATATTCGCAAAATCATCATGCAACTTCAGTTTTGGTTCCAGAGTAAAAACTATGCAAAAG ATCAGAAAGTGCAGACATTTTATAGCTCAATTCCATTTGATCTCGAGGCTACTCATCAGATACTGCCAAAGATAATACCATGGAGTTTTCCTTCAGAGTTTTCCAAACTAATTGAGACGGAAGTTGCCAGGCTAATAACCATAGTGGAAGAAGACTCATGCATGCAGGGTTTACGTATGAAAGGGTTTCATGCAGTTGAAAGAAAATTTGATTCAGATGTGCAATCTATGGACACTAATTATGTAGATACCGCTAAGAGGAATAGATCTATTTCAAAGTGCAGCCAGTCTGACAGTCAATATAGTAGTACTATGTCTGAGCTTTCTAGTTGTTCTGGACTCCTAGGAATTTCATCTTGGCAAAATTGCCAAAAGAAGCCGGTCATTTCCTCTGGTTCTGTAAATAAGGATCCAAATGATAATGGACAGTCTACATATTTTCAACCTTATAATGGACAAACTTTTGAAGTCAACAATGAATCTCCCTGCAAGTTTCAATCTGAAACATACACCAGCAAGTCATTTCACAAGCTAGCTTGTTCTGGTTTGGATGATTGTAAATGTTCAGGAACGGCTGAAGTTGCATGCTTAACTGAAAATAGAATAGGGACCACATTTAGTGCAGTGACTTCTGACCTTCTTTCTGGCCCAACTAACTCTTTTCCAAATAATAACATTACTCCTTTCACTCTAAGTGATTATCAGGGCAGATCCAAATTCCTGCAGAAATTTGAACCACTTGATGCTAGAATTCAAGAATCTTATTCTACGGCGGCTGTACAAGATTTTCGAGATGAGAACAATGAAGCTACAAGTCTATATGACACGACTCGTGATGAATTCAAACCAAAATCAGAATTAGACTCCAATTTGATTATGGAAACAGATGTGGTTCAAAATATGTGGAGGAAACTTCGTGATCACCGAATGGATTTAGGACAGCATGGCACTGCAGAACAGCTAGGTGCTATTCAAGTTGTTAAACTTGCAAGTGGGTTGAGTAACCTACTCTCAGAAGATGACCTGTTATTTCGTAATCATCAAGAAAAAGAATGT GGTATCATGGAACATCCCAAGTTTCTTTCTGATGAAGCCACATTTAATTGGTATAATGAGCAAGCGATGATGTCCACGATTGCTGTACACGGGTTTTGTTTTTATGCTAAATGTATTTCAGATGTAGGATCTATGTTTGGTTTTGAGCCTGAAAACAATACAGATATAACTTCGGAAATGTTGGCTTCCACTACTAATGTTATGACACTGGGGAAGTTATCTAGACAGGATCACAAAAAAATCACAACTTTATATACTAATAAACAATTAGAGCTGAAGAAAACAATGAACGATACTAAGAG TGAAAGCAAAACATCTCTGATGAAGGTGATCCAGTCCATTGTTCCTACAAGATTATCACTGGCGCTGAAAGGCACTGCATTCAATGAGTATCTATCTACGGTTCGCCAAATTTCGATTTCAGAAGGTTTACGCATTTTGCAAGGTGttgagaagaagagaggaaaaaG GGCCCGGAGTGCTCAACATTACTTGAGCAGATGCACAATGATGTCTCCGGAAGATATATCATTGGTATGTCAGGGTGATTTGTACAGTAAGATGTCTTCACAATTCGCAGCTGAGGTGAAAAGCAACTGTACATGA
- the LOC112715660 gene encoding uncharacterized protein isoform X8, translating into MEEFRVLFIFLKIVRMVPHPLTGITGHFWGRLPLQNTNAMPCSDGQLSLLPDILQEISLANSAVPDDQPICPSKSDDAKMDLELDGVSTFSGQAGCFRSSDTQPPNRFLQESMKSYYHKCQGKSGSLWIHKYKPTKAFEVCGNYESVNFLHEWLKLWKERRKQSRMHSANGDQSDLQDYDYNGSDCDSDLENVHQDKFLRNLLLITGPVGSGKSAAVYACAQEQGFDVLELNTSDWRNGTAVKQYFGDALGSHGFKRLLDHTLCSREKKTVKLPSAPAFPNDKAAEDIDKDVIELITISDDGSQSPDGTSWSLHRKSSEFTCYNVQTLILVEDVDVLFPEDRGCISAIQHIAKTAKGPIILTSNSNKVGLPGNFEGLNISFSLPLADELLCHLYMVCVTEDINSSPLLLERFIQSCNGDIRKIIMQLQFWFQSKNYAKDQKVQTFYSSIPFDLEATHQILPKIIPWSFPSEFSKLIETEVARLITIVEEDSCMQGLRMKGFHAVERKFDSDVQSMDTNYVDTAKRNRSISKCSQSDSQYSSTMSELSSCSGLLGISSWQNCQKKPVISSGSVNKDPNDNGQSTYFQPYNGQTFEVNNESPCKFQSETYTSKSFHKLACSGLDDCKCSGTAEVACLTENRIGTTFSAVTSDLLSGPTNSFPNNNITPFTLSDYQGRSKFLQKFEPLDARIQESYSTAAVQDFRDENNEATSLYDTTRDEFKPKSELDSNLIMETDVVQNMWRKLRDHRMDLGQHGTAEQLGAIQVVKLASGLSNLLSEDDLLFRNHQEKECGIMEHPKFLSDEATFNWYNEQAMMSTIAVHGFCFYAKCISDVGSMFGFEPENNTDITSEMLASTTNVMTLGKLSRQDHKKITTLYTNKQLELKKTMNDTKSESKTSLMKVIQSIVPTRLSLALKGTAFNEYLSTVRQISISEGLRILQGVEKKRGKRARSAQHYLSRCTMMSPEDISLVCQGDLYSKMSSQFAAEVKSNCT; encoded by the exons ATGGAAGAATTTCGGGTCCtgttcatatttttgaaaattgtcaG GATGGTACCTCATCCCTTGACTGGAATAACTGGACATTTTTGGGGAAGACTACCATTGCAAAATACA AATGCTATGCCTTGCTCAGATGGTCAGCTTTCTCTTCTGCCAGACATTCTGCAAGAAATATCGCTAGCAAACTCTGCTGTGCCTGATGATCAACCAATATGCCCTTCAAAGTCAGATGATGCCAAGATG GATTTGGAGCTTGATGGAGTCAGTACTTTTTCAGGGCAAGCAGGTTGTTTTAGATCATCAGACACTCAGCCCCCGAATAGATTTCTCCAAGAAAG TATGAAGTCTTACTACCATAAATGTCAAGGTAAGTCCGGAAGCTTATGGATTCACAAGTACAAGCCAACAAAGGCCTTTGAG GTGTGCGGTAATTATGAATCTGTAAATTTCTTGCATGAGTGGTTAAAACTTTGGAAGGAAAGACGAAAGCAAAGCAGAATGCATTCCGCTAATGGGGATCAAAGTGACTTGCAAGACTATGATTATAATGGTTCTGATTGTGACTCTGATTTGGAAAATGTACACCAGGACAAATTCTTGCGGAATCTTCTTCTAATTACAGGACCTGTTGGG AGCGGCAAGTCTGCTGCTGTCTATGCTTGTGCCCAAGAGCAAGGATTTGACGTTTTAGAG CTTAATACATCAGACTGGCGAAATGGGACTGCTGTCAAGCAGTATTTTGGAGATGCTCTTGGATCACACGGCTTCAAAAG GTTATTGGATCACACTCTGTGTTCACGggagaaaaaaactgtgaaattgCCGTCAGCTCCAGCATTTCCTAATGATAAAGCAGCAGAGGATATTGATAAGGATGTCATTGAACTGATAACCATATCTGATGATGGATCCCAGAGTCCTGATGGGACATCTTGGAGCTTACATCGCAAAAGTAGTGAATTTACATGTTATAATGTACAAACATTAATTCTAGTTGAGGATGTGGATGTGCTTTTTCCTGAAGATCGTGGATGCATTTCTGCCATACAACACATTGCTAAGACAGCAAAAGGGCCTATAATATTGACCAGCAATA GTAATAAGGTTGGCCTTCCAGGTAATTTTGAGGGACTAAATATTTCATTCTCGTTGCCATTAGCAGATGAGTTGCTTTGCCATTTGTACATG GTTTGTGTCACAGAAGATATCAACAGCAGCCCTCTTTTACTGGAGAGATTTATACAGTCTTGCAACGGAGATATTCGCAAAATCATCATGCAACTTCAGTTTTGGTTCCAGAGTAAAAACTATGCAAAAG ATCAGAAAGTGCAGACATTTTATAGCTCAATTCCATTTGATCTCGAGGCTACTCATCAGATACTGCCAAAGATAATACCATGGAGTTTTCCTTCAGAGTTTTCCAAACTAATTGAGACGGAAGTTGCCAGGCTAATAACCATAGTGGAAGAAGACTCATGCATGCAGGGTTTACGTATGAAAGGGTTTCATGCAGTTGAAAGAAAATTTGATTCAGATGTGCAATCTATGGACACTAATTATGTAGATACCGCTAAGAGGAATAGATCTATTTCAAAGTGCAGCCAGTCTGACAGTCAATATAGTAGTACTATGTCTGAGCTTTCTAGTTGTTCTGGACTCCTAGGAATTTCATCTTGGCAAAATTGCCAAAAGAAGCCGGTCATTTCCTCTGGTTCTGTAAATAAGGATCCAAATGATAATGGACAGTCTACATATTTTCAACCTTATAATGGACAAACTTTTGAAGTCAACAATGAATCTCCCTGCAAGTTTCAATCTGAAACATACACCAGCAAGTCATTTCACAAGCTAGCTTGTTCTGGTTTGGATGATTGTAAATGTTCAGGAACGGCTGAAGTTGCATGCTTAACTGAAAATAGAATAGGGACCACATTTAGTGCAGTGACTTCTGACCTTCTTTCTGGCCCAACTAACTCTTTTCCAAATAATAACATTACTCCTTTCACTCTAAGTGATTATCAGGGCAGATCCAAATTCCTGCAGAAATTTGAACCACTTGATGCTAGAATTCAAGAATCTTATTCTACGGCGGCTGTACAAGATTTTCGAGATGAGAACAATGAAGCTACAAGTCTATATGACACGACTCGTGATGAATTCAAACCAAAATCAGAATTAGACTCCAATTTGATTATGGAAACAGATGTGGTTCAAAATATGTGGAGGAAACTTCGTGATCACCGAATGGATTTAGGACAGCATGGCACTGCAGAACAGCTAGGTGCTATTCAAGTTGTTAAACTTGCAAGTGGGTTGAGTAACCTACTCTCAGAAGATGACCTGTTATTTCGTAATCATCAAGAAAAAGAATGT GGTATCATGGAACATCCCAAGTTTCTTTCTGATGAAGCCACATTTAATTGGTATAATGAGCAAGCGATGATGTCCACGATTGCTGTACACGGGTTTTGTTTTTATGCTAAATGTATTTCAGATGTAGGATCTATGTTTGGTTTTGAGCCTGAAAACAATACAGATATAACTTCGGAAATGTTGGCTTCCACTACTAATGTTATGACACTGGGGAAGTTATCTAGACAGGATCACAAAAAAATCACAACTTTATATACTAATAAACAATTAGAGCTGAAGAAAACAATGAACGATACTAAGAG TGAAAGCAAAACATCTCTGATGAAGGTGATCCAGTCCATTGTTCCTACAAGATTATCACTGGCGCTGAAAGGCACTGCATTCAATGAGTATCTATCTACGGTTCGCCAAATTTCGATTTCAGAAGGTTTACGCATTTTGCAAGGTGttgagaagaagagaggaaaaaG GGCCCGGAGTGCTCAACATTACTTGAGCAGATGCACAATGATGTCTCCGGAAGATATATCATTGGTATGTCAGGGTGATTTGTACAGTAAGATGTCTTCACAATTCGCAGCTGAGGTGAAAAGCAACTGTACATGA
- the LOC112715660 gene encoding uncharacterized protein isoform X7: MKNAVRMPNPNDIGSPNRHEAGEKEGFSGIKRRKCNKTVTACRRVSKSSTTKKNVLVNRIKETASSDSVQKIDLRLEAKLSAEEYSRMFAGQQIHPFFSLWKLGKKSQELDKRKHCLCTDRREDGRISGPVHIFENCQDGTSSLDWNNWTFLGKTTIAKYSSEAPNLPVLMNGQLSLLPDILQEISLANSAVPDDQPICPSKSDDAKMDLELDGVSTFSGQAGCFRSSDTQPPNRFLQESMKSYYHKCQGKSGSLWIHKYKPTKAFEVCGNYESVNFLHEWLKLWKERRKQSRMHSANGDQSDLQDYDYNGSDCDSDLENVHQDKFLRNLLLITGPVGSGKSAAVYACAQEQGFDVLELNTSDWRNGTAVKQYFGDALGSHGFKRLLDHTLCSREKKTVKLPSAPAFPNDKAAEDIDKDVIELITISDDGSQSPDGTSWSLHRKSSEFTCYNVQTLILVEDVDVLFPEDRGCISAIQHIAKTAKGPIILTSNSNKVGLPGNFEGLNISFSLPLADELLCHLYMVCVTEDINSSPLLLERFIQSCNGDIRKIIMQLQFWFQSKNYAKDQKVQTFYSSIPFDLEATHQILPKIIPWSFPSEFSKLIETEVARLITIVEEDSCMQGLRMKGFHAVERKFDSDVQSMDTNYVDTAKRNRSISKCSQSDSQYSSTMSELSSCSGLLGISSWQNCQKKPVISSGSVNKDPNDNGQSTYFQPYNGQTFEVNNESPCKFQSETYTSKSFHKLACSGLDDCKCSGTAEVACLTENRIGTTFSAVTSDLLSGPTNSFPNNNITPFTLSDYQGRSKFLQKFEPLDARIQESYSTAAVQDFRDENNEATSLYDTTRDEFKPKSELDSNLIMETDVVQNMWRKLRDHRMDLGQHGTAEQLGAIQVVKLASGLSNLLSEDDLLFRNHQEKECGIMEHPKFLSDEATFNWYNEQAMMSTIAVHGFCFYAKCISDVGSMFGFEPENNTDITSEMLASTTNVMTLGKLSRQDHKKITTLYTNKQLELKKTMNDTKSESKTSLMKVIQSIVPTRLSLALKGTAFNEYLSTVRQISISEGLRILQGVEKKRGKRARSAQHYLSRCTMMSPEDISLVCQGDLYSKMSSQFAAEVKSNCT; the protein is encoded by the exons ATGAAGAATGCGGTACGGATGCCCAATCCCAACGATATTGGTTCACCGAACCGCCATGAAGCAGGGGAAAAAGAAGGTTTCAGTGGCATCAAACGGAGAAAGTGTAACAAAACAGTCACTGCCTGCAGGAGAGTTTCCAAA AGTAGCACGACAAAGAAAAATGTATTGGTTAATCGAATTAAGGAGACAGCTTCATCAGACTCAGTTCAGAAGATTGATTTGCGGTTGGAGGCGAAATTGTCAGCGGAG GAGTATTCGAGGATGTTTGCCGGGCAGCAAATACACCCATTTTTTTCTTTATGGAAATTAGGGAAGAAATCTCAGGAGCTGGATAAGAGAAAACATTGTTTATGCACAGACAGGAGAGAGGATGGAAGAATTTCGGGTCCtgttcatatttttgaaaattgtcaG GATGGTACCTCATCCCTTGACTGGAATAACTGGACATTTTTGGGGAAGACTACCATTGCAAAATACAGTTCAGAAGCTCCGAATTTGCCTGTTTTGATGA ATGGTCAGCTTTCTCTTCTGCCAGACATTCTGCAAGAAATATCGCTAGCAAACTCTGCTGTGCCTGATGATCAACCAATATGCCCTTCAAAGTCAGATGATGCCAAGATG GATTTGGAGCTTGATGGAGTCAGTACTTTTTCAGGGCAAGCAGGTTGTTTTAGATCATCAGACACTCAGCCCCCGAATAGATTTCTCCAAGAAAG TATGAAGTCTTACTACCATAAATGTCAAGGTAAGTCCGGAAGCTTATGGATTCACAAGTACAAGCCAACAAAGGCCTTTGAG GTGTGCGGTAATTATGAATCTGTAAATTTCTTGCATGAGTGGTTAAAACTTTGGAAGGAAAGACGAAAGCAAAGCAGAATGCATTCCGCTAATGGGGATCAAAGTGACTTGCAAGACTATGATTATAATGGTTCTGATTGTGACTCTGATTTGGAAAATGTACACCAGGACAAATTCTTGCGGAATCTTCTTCTAATTACAGGACCTGTTGGG AGCGGCAAGTCTGCTGCTGTCTATGCTTGTGCCCAAGAGCAAGGATTTGACGTTTTAGAG CTTAATACATCAGACTGGCGAAATGGGACTGCTGTCAAGCAGTATTTTGGAGATGCTCTTGGATCACACGGCTTCAAAAG GTTATTGGATCACACTCTGTGTTCACGggagaaaaaaactgtgaaattgCCGTCAGCTCCAGCATTTCCTAATGATAAAGCAGCAGAGGATATTGATAAGGATGTCATTGAACTGATAACCATATCTGATGATGGATCCCAGAGTCCTGATGGGACATCTTGGAGCTTACATCGCAAAAGTAGTGAATTTACATGTTATAATGTACAAACATTAATTCTAGTTGAGGATGTGGATGTGCTTTTTCCTGAAGATCGTGGATGCATTTCTGCCATACAACACATTGCTAAGACAGCAAAAGGGCCTATAATATTGACCAGCAATA GTAATAAGGTTGGCCTTCCAGGTAATTTTGAGGGACTAAATATTTCATTCTCGTTGCCATTAGCAGATGAGTTGCTTTGCCATTTGTACATG GTTTGTGTCACAGAAGATATCAACAGCAGCCCTCTTTTACTGGAGAGATTTATACAGTCTTGCAACGGAGATATTCGCAAAATCATCATGCAACTTCAGTTTTGGTTCCAGAGTAAAAACTATGCAAAAG ATCAGAAAGTGCAGACATTTTATAGCTCAATTCCATTTGATCTCGAGGCTACTCATCAGATACTGCCAAAGATAATACCATGGAGTTTTCCTTCAGAGTTTTCCAAACTAATTGAGACGGAAGTTGCCAGGCTAATAACCATAGTGGAAGAAGACTCATGCATGCAGGGTTTACGTATGAAAGGGTTTCATGCAGTTGAAAGAAAATTTGATTCAGATGTGCAATCTATGGACACTAATTATGTAGATACCGCTAAGAGGAATAGATCTATTTCAAAGTGCAGCCAGTCTGACAGTCAATATAGTAGTACTATGTCTGAGCTTTCTAGTTGTTCTGGACTCCTAGGAATTTCATCTTGGCAAAATTGCCAAAAGAAGCCGGTCATTTCCTCTGGTTCTGTAAATAAGGATCCAAATGATAATGGACAGTCTACATATTTTCAACCTTATAATGGACAAACTTTTGAAGTCAACAATGAATCTCCCTGCAAGTTTCAATCTGAAACATACACCAGCAAGTCATTTCACAAGCTAGCTTGTTCTGGTTTGGATGATTGTAAATGTTCAGGAACGGCTGAAGTTGCATGCTTAACTGAAAATAGAATAGGGACCACATTTAGTGCAGTGACTTCTGACCTTCTTTCTGGCCCAACTAACTCTTTTCCAAATAATAACATTACTCCTTTCACTCTAAGTGATTATCAGGGCAGATCCAAATTCCTGCAGAAATTTGAACCACTTGATGCTAGAATTCAAGAATCTTATTCTACGGCGGCTGTACAAGATTTTCGAGATGAGAACAATGAAGCTACAAGTCTATATGACACGACTCGTGATGAATTCAAACCAAAATCAGAATTAGACTCCAATTTGATTATGGAAACAGATGTGGTTCAAAATATGTGGAGGAAACTTCGTGATCACCGAATGGATTTAGGACAGCATGGCACTGCAGAACAGCTAGGTGCTATTCAAGTTGTTAAACTTGCAAGTGGGTTGAGTAACCTACTCTCAGAAGATGACCTGTTATTTCGTAATCATCAAGAAAAAGAATGT GGTATCATGGAACATCCCAAGTTTCTTTCTGATGAAGCCACATTTAATTGGTATAATGAGCAAGCGATGATGTCCACGATTGCTGTACACGGGTTTTGTTTTTATGCTAAATGTATTTCAGATGTAGGATCTATGTTTGGTTTTGAGCCTGAAAACAATACAGATATAACTTCGGAAATGTTGGCTTCCACTACTAATGTTATGACACTGGGGAAGTTATCTAGACAGGATCACAAAAAAATCACAACTTTATATACTAATAAACAATTAGAGCTGAAGAAAACAATGAACGATACTAAGAG TGAAAGCAAAACATCTCTGATGAAGGTGATCCAGTCCATTGTTCCTACAAGATTATCACTGGCGCTGAAAGGCACTGCATTCAATGAGTATCTATCTACGGTTCGCCAAATTTCGATTTCAGAAGGTTTACGCATTTTGCAAGGTGttgagaagaagagaggaaaaaG GGCCCGGAGTGCTCAACATTACTTGAGCAGATGCACAATGATGTCTCCGGAAGATATATCATTGGTATGTCAGGGTGATTTGTACAGTAAGATGTCTTCACAATTCGCAGCTGAGGTGAAAAGCAACTGTACATGA